The Oryzias latipes chromosome 16, ASM223467v1 genome includes a region encoding these proteins:
- the LOC105355868 gene encoding uncharacterized protein LOC105355868 isoform X1, whose protein sequence is MEFLPPPIPTYLGGSVPNMHSFFTAPVFFWRPVGILHVKVRCPNPSCPAPPDTFLIRKGFSSSARQVCGLKSFYTLLSERLLCTHCEKVRNASEMTRDQDPQQQYSWLASSPRILMNLAPAVQHMFPAILCGKRAIDRSAVTLLNDRINSLSMSKVQRLIQQGHDEWYMDRRGLYQTLLYDAHTLRGSSSQSGILSYLKSPGQYTPPLQQSRLPSARVLRRAHMISEMEKMSVYRSSILSVTGEILCIDGTKQLLKKIYGDGQATLQYLTSVLNEWGQFVTTVVVASESEESYRRLARGLTARFKRAQEPAPKILYADTHCCW, encoded by the exons ATGGAATTCCTTCCACCACCTATTCCAACATACTTGGGTGGCTCGGTGCCAAACATGCACTCTTTTTTCACAGCACCTGTCTTTTTTTGGCGCCCTGTTGGCATTTTACATGTAAAGGTTAGGTGCCCAAACCCCAGCTGCCCAGCCCCACCAGATACTTTTCTGAtcagaaaaggtttttcctCTTCTGCACGACAGGTTTGTGGTCTGAAGTCCTTTTATACTCTGCTGTCTGAACGACTGCTGTGCACTCACTGTGAAAAGGTGAGGAACGCCAGTGAGATGACCAGAGACCAGGACCCCCAGCAGCAGTACAGCTGGTTGGCATCCAGCCCCAGAATCCTCATGAATTTGGCTCCAGCTGTGCAGCACATGTTTCCAGCCATCCTGTGTGGAAAGCGCGCCATTGACAGAAGTGCGGTGACTCTGCTCAATGATCGCATCAACTCACTGAGCATGAGCAAAGTGCAGCGGCTCATCCAGCAGGGGCACGATGAGTGGTACATGGACCGCAGAGGCCTCTACCAAACGCTGCTGTATGACGCCCACACCCTCAGAGGCAGCTCCTCCCAGAGCGGGATCCTGTCCTACCTGAAGTCACCGGGACAGTACACACCTCCCCTTCAGCAGAGCCGTCTTCCATCTGCGCGAGTGCTGCGTCGAGCGCACATGATCAGCGAGATGGAGAAGATGTCTGTGTATCGTTCCTCCATACTGAGCGTGACAGGAGAAATCCTGTGCATCGACGGCACAAAGCAG CTCCTGAAAAAGATCTACGGTGATGGCCAAGCAACACTGCAGTACCTCACCAGCGTGCTGAACGAATGGGGTCAATTTGTGACCACCGTTGTGGTGGCGTCAGAGTCTGAGGAGAGCTACAGAAGACTGGCCCGTGGACTGACTGCCAGGTTCAAGCGTGCACAAGAACCTGCTCCCAAAATCCTGTACGCAGACACTCACTGCTGTTGGTAA
- the LOC105355868 gene encoding uncharacterized protein LOC105355868 isoform X2 yields the protein MEFLPPPIPTYLGGSVPNMHSFFTAPVFFWRPVGILHVKVRCPNPSCPAPPDTFLIRKGFSSSARQVCGLKSFYTLLSERLLCTHCEKVRNASEMTRDQDPQQQYSWLASSPRILMNLAPAVQHMFPAILCGKRAIDRSAVTLLNDRINSLSMSKVQRLIQQGHDEWYMDRRGLYQTLLYDAHTLRGSSSQSGILSYLKSPGQYTPPLQQSRLPSARVLRRAHMISEMEKMSVYRSSILSVTGEILCIDGTKQLLKKIYGDGQATLQYLTSVLNEWGQFVTTVVVASESEESYRRLARGLTARFKRAQEPAPKILYADTHCC from the exons ATGGAATTCCTTCCACCACCTATTCCAACATACTTGGGTGGCTCGGTGCCAAACATGCACTCTTTTTTCACAGCACCTGTCTTTTTTTGGCGCCCTGTTGGCATTTTACATGTAAAGGTTAGGTGCCCAAACCCCAGCTGCCCAGCCCCACCAGATACTTTTCTGAtcagaaaaggtttttcctCTTCTGCACGACAGGTTTGTGGTCTGAAGTCCTTTTATACTCTGCTGTCTGAACGACTGCTGTGCACTCACTGTGAAAAGGTGAGGAACGCCAGTGAGATGACCAGAGACCAGGACCCCCAGCAGCAGTACAGCTGGTTGGCATCCAGCCCCAGAATCCTCATGAATTTGGCTCCAGCTGTGCAGCACATGTTTCCAGCCATCCTGTGTGGAAAGCGCGCCATTGACAGAAGTGCGGTGACTCTGCTCAATGATCGCATCAACTCACTGAGCATGAGCAAAGTGCAGCGGCTCATCCAGCAGGGGCACGATGAGTGGTACATGGACCGCAGAGGCCTCTACCAAACGCTGCTGTATGACGCCCACACCCTCAGAGGCAGCTCCTCCCAGAGCGGGATCCTGTCCTACCTGAAGTCACCGGGACAGTACACACCTCCCCTTCAGCAGAGCCGTCTTCCATCTGCGCGAGTGCTGCGTCGAGCGCACATGATCAGCGAGATGGAGAAGATGTCTGTGTATCGTTCCTCCATACTGAGCGTGACAGGAGAAATCCTGTGCATCGACGGCACAAAGCAG CTCCTGAAAAAGATCTACGGTGATGGCCAAGCAACACTGCAGTACCTCACCAGCGTGCTGAACGAATGGGGTCAATTTGTGACCACCGTTGTGGTGGCGTCAGAGTCTGAGGAGAGCTACAGAAGACTGGCCCGTGGACTGACTGCCAGGTTCAAGCGTGCACAAGAACCTGCTCCCAAAATCCTGTACGCAGACACTCACTGCTGTTG
- the cnot10 gene encoding CCR4-NOT transcription complex subunit 10 isoform X2 produces the protein MKTREMAENSAERNEEKHDGSGVTGMSDQEKELASSAYECFLAGRYEESMKHLEALLEFNKEDYKIAMNKAVTEFYRSSQTTTGTLRQTLMAMKNRLHSSLTEDADGLDDVENSLLYYNQAVICYHLKQFSEAISIGEKLYQFLEPFEKFAQAVCFLLVDLYLLTFQPEKALHLLAVLDKLSAQGGSRNGKGESATSHKDAGSQRAEFAAMIEAAKYKLHQYKVRAYIQMKSSKACKREIKSVMNTAGNSAPSLFLKSNFEYLRGNYRKAVKLLNSCNIAEHPGPMKTGECVRCMFWNNLGCIHFAMGKHNLGIFYFKKALQENDHTCAQLGDGSSSQAKSFTGMPMCALLANKRYELLYNCGIQLLHIGRPLAAFECLMEAVQVYHSNPRLWLRLAECCISANKGGSEQESKGLPCKKGIVQSVIGQGYHRKIVLASQSAQNTAYSEGQSAAIPVASMEFAAICLRNALLLLPEQHQQDAMTESSSRSSSQSGGAESSCENSDTCSIKGQETDKFMSATPSSPLRKQEVENLRCSILACSAYVALALGDNLMALNHAEKLLNQNKLSGSLKFLGHIYAAEALISLDRISDAISHLNPENVSDVSVGVVSSDPDQGPERGEEPVEPSGKKTPLCYPGSVAAARSIMLFNLGSAYCLRSEYDKARNCLNQAVSITNGKEIPPEAILLGVYLELQNGNTQLALQIIKRNQLLPMAVHRTSPESHRKATSSLQSFQPLQLPSSFTQVQRK, from the exons ATGAAGACCCGGGAAATGGCCGAAAACTCCG CCGAACGCAACGAGGAGAAGCATGACGGCTCGGGTGTGACGGGCATGAGCGACCAGGAGAAGGAGCTGGCCTCGAGTGCGTACGAGTGCTTCTTG GCTGGACGGTACGAAGAGTCCATGAAGCACCTGGAAGCCCTGCTGGAGTTCAACAAAGAGGACTACAAGATCGCCATGAACAAGGCCGTCACAGAGTTCTACAGGAGCAGTCAGACCACCACGGGCACTTTGAGGCAGACGCTGATGGCCATGAAGAACCGG CTCCACTCATCGCTGACGGAAGACGCCGATGGCCTGGACGACGTGGAGAACAGCCTGCTGTACTACAATCAAGCGGTCATCTGTTACCACTTGAAGCAGTTCTCTGAGGCCATTTCCATTGGAGAGAAGCTCTACCAGTTCTTGGAGCCGTTTG AGAAGTTTGCTCAGGCCGTCTGCTTCCTCCTGGTGGACTTGTACCTGCTGACCTTCCAGCCAGAGAAGGCGCTGCACCTGCTCGCCGTGCTGGATAAGCTGTCTGCTCAGGGCGGCAGCAGGAACGGGAAAGGAGAG aGCGCCACTTCACATAAGGACGCTGGCAGCCAGAGGGCGGAGTTTGCAGCCATGATTGAAGCAGCAAAATACAAACTCCACCAG TACAAGGTCAGAGCCTACATCCAGATGAAGTCTTCCAAGGCCTGTAAGAGAGAAATCAAATCGGTGATGAACACAGCCGGAAAT tCTGCACCCTCCCTTTTCCTGAAGAGCAACTTTGAGTACCTGAGAGGAAACTACCGCAAAGCTGTGAAGCTGCTGAACAGCTGCAACATCGCCGAGCATCCAGGACCCATGAAGACAG GTGAATGTGTTCGCTGTATGTTCTGGAATAACCTGGGCTGCATTCACTTTGCCATGGGGAAGCACAACCTGGGCATTTTTTACTTCAAGAAGGCTCTGCAGGAGAACGATCACACGTGCGCTCAGCTGGGAGACGGCAGCAGCAGCCAGG CAAAGAGCTTCACAGGAATGCCCATGTGCGCCCTGCTGGCCAACAAGCGCTACGAGCTGCTGTACAACTGTGGCATCCAGCTGCTGCACATCGGCCGGCCGCTGGCAGCCTTCGAGTGTCTGATGGAGGCCGTGCAGGTGTACCACTCCAACCCCCGGCTGTGGCTGCGCCTCGCTGAGTGCTGCATCTCTGCCAACAAAGGG GGCTCTGAGCAGGAAAGCAAAGGCTTACCGTGTAAGAAAGGAATAGTGCAGTCTGTGATCGGGCAGGGATACCACCGCAAGATAGTGCTGGCGTCGCAGTCCGCACAGAACACCGCTTACAG TGAGGGTCAGTCAGCGGCCATCCCAGTGGCCAGTATGGAGTTTGCTGCCATCTGTCTGAGGaacgctctgctgctgcttcctgaACAGCACCAACAGGACGCCATGACGGAGAGCAGCTCCAGGAGCTCCAGCCAATCCGGAGGAGCCGAGAGCAGCTGTGAAAACAGCGACACCTGCAG CATTAAGGGTCAGGAGACGGACAAGTTCATGTCTGCTACTCCATCATCTCCTCTCAGGAAGCAGGAGGTAGAGAACCTCAG GTGCTCCATTCTAGCCTGCAGTGCCTACGTGGCGCTGGCTCTTGGAGACAACCTGATGGCTCTAAACCACGCTGAGAAGCTGCTGAACCAGAACAAGCTGTCTGGATCCCTCAA GTTTCTGGGTCACATCTATGCCGCTGAAGCCCTCATCTCACTGGACCGAATCTCAGACGCCATCAGCCACCTTAACCCAGAGAATGTGAGCGACGTGTCGGTGGGTGTTGTGAGCAGCGATCCGGATCAGG GTCCAGAGAGGGGAGAAGAGCCAGTGGAGCCTT CAGGGAAGAAGACGCCTCTATGTTACCCCGGCAGCGTGGCGGCGGCTCGCTCCATCATGCTCTTCAACCTGGGCAGCGCCTACTGCTTAAGGAGCGAGTACGACAAGGCCCGCAATTGTCTGAACCAG GCTGTGTCCATCACAAACGGGAAGGAGATCCCCCCTGAAGCCATCCTGCTGGGCGTGTACCTGGAGCTTCAGAACG GAAACACCCAGCTGGCCCTGCAGATCATCAAACGGAACCAGCTTCTGCCCATGGCCGTCCACAGGACCTCTCCAGAATCCCACAGGAAAGCTACGTCATCCCTGCAGTCCTTCCAGCCCCTCCAGCTGCCATCATCCTTCACACAGGTTCAGCGGAAATGA
- the cnot10 gene encoding CCR4-NOT transcription complex subunit 10 isoform X1, translated as MKTREMAENSAERNEEKHDGSGVTGMSDQEKELASSAYECFLAGRYEESMKHLEALLEFNKEDYKIAMNKAVTEFYRSSQTTTGTLRQTLMAMKNRLHSSLTEDADGLDDVENSLLYYNQAVICYHLKQFSEAISIGEKLYQFLEPFEEKFAQAVCFLLVDLYLLTFQPEKALHLLAVLDKLSAQGGSRNGKGESATSHKDAGSQRAEFAAMIEAAKYKLHQYKVRAYIQMKSSKACKREIKSVMNTAGNSAPSLFLKSNFEYLRGNYRKAVKLLNSCNIAEHPGPMKTGECVRCMFWNNLGCIHFAMGKHNLGIFYFKKALQENDHTCAQLGDGSSSQAKSFTGMPMCALLANKRYELLYNCGIQLLHIGRPLAAFECLMEAVQVYHSNPRLWLRLAECCISANKGGSEQESKGLPCKKGIVQSVIGQGYHRKIVLASQSAQNTAYSEGQSAAIPVASMEFAAICLRNALLLLPEQHQQDAMTESSSRSSSQSGGAESSCENSDTCSIKGQETDKFMSATPSSPLRKQEVENLRCSILACSAYVALALGDNLMALNHAEKLLNQNKLSGSLKFLGHIYAAEALISLDRISDAISHLNPENVSDVSVGVVSSDPDQGPERGEEPVEPSGKKTPLCYPGSVAAARSIMLFNLGSAYCLRSEYDKARNCLNQAVSITNGKEIPPEAILLGVYLELQNGNTQLALQIIKRNQLLPMAVHRTSPESHRKATSSLQSFQPLQLPSSFTQVQRK; from the exons ATGAAGACCCGGGAAATGGCCGAAAACTCCG CCGAACGCAACGAGGAGAAGCATGACGGCTCGGGTGTGACGGGCATGAGCGACCAGGAGAAGGAGCTGGCCTCGAGTGCGTACGAGTGCTTCTTG GCTGGACGGTACGAAGAGTCCATGAAGCACCTGGAAGCCCTGCTGGAGTTCAACAAAGAGGACTACAAGATCGCCATGAACAAGGCCGTCACAGAGTTCTACAGGAGCAGTCAGACCACCACGGGCACTTTGAGGCAGACGCTGATGGCCATGAAGAACCGG CTCCACTCATCGCTGACGGAAGACGCCGATGGCCTGGACGACGTGGAGAACAGCCTGCTGTACTACAATCAAGCGGTCATCTGTTACCACTTGAAGCAGTTCTCTGAGGCCATTTCCATTGGAGAGAAGCTCTACCAGTTCTTGGAGCCGTTTG AAGAGAAGTTTGCTCAGGCCGTCTGCTTCCTCCTGGTGGACTTGTACCTGCTGACCTTCCAGCCAGAGAAGGCGCTGCACCTGCTCGCCGTGCTGGATAAGCTGTCTGCTCAGGGCGGCAGCAGGAACGGGAAAGGAGAG aGCGCCACTTCACATAAGGACGCTGGCAGCCAGAGGGCGGAGTTTGCAGCCATGATTGAAGCAGCAAAATACAAACTCCACCAG TACAAGGTCAGAGCCTACATCCAGATGAAGTCTTCCAAGGCCTGTAAGAGAGAAATCAAATCGGTGATGAACACAGCCGGAAAT tCTGCACCCTCCCTTTTCCTGAAGAGCAACTTTGAGTACCTGAGAGGAAACTACCGCAAAGCTGTGAAGCTGCTGAACAGCTGCAACATCGCCGAGCATCCAGGACCCATGAAGACAG GTGAATGTGTTCGCTGTATGTTCTGGAATAACCTGGGCTGCATTCACTTTGCCATGGGGAAGCACAACCTGGGCATTTTTTACTTCAAGAAGGCTCTGCAGGAGAACGATCACACGTGCGCTCAGCTGGGAGACGGCAGCAGCAGCCAGG CAAAGAGCTTCACAGGAATGCCCATGTGCGCCCTGCTGGCCAACAAGCGCTACGAGCTGCTGTACAACTGTGGCATCCAGCTGCTGCACATCGGCCGGCCGCTGGCAGCCTTCGAGTGTCTGATGGAGGCCGTGCAGGTGTACCACTCCAACCCCCGGCTGTGGCTGCGCCTCGCTGAGTGCTGCATCTCTGCCAACAAAGGG GGCTCTGAGCAGGAAAGCAAAGGCTTACCGTGTAAGAAAGGAATAGTGCAGTCTGTGATCGGGCAGGGATACCACCGCAAGATAGTGCTGGCGTCGCAGTCCGCACAGAACACCGCTTACAG TGAGGGTCAGTCAGCGGCCATCCCAGTGGCCAGTATGGAGTTTGCTGCCATCTGTCTGAGGaacgctctgctgctgcttcctgaACAGCACCAACAGGACGCCATGACGGAGAGCAGCTCCAGGAGCTCCAGCCAATCCGGAGGAGCCGAGAGCAGCTGTGAAAACAGCGACACCTGCAG CATTAAGGGTCAGGAGACGGACAAGTTCATGTCTGCTACTCCATCATCTCCTCTCAGGAAGCAGGAGGTAGAGAACCTCAG GTGCTCCATTCTAGCCTGCAGTGCCTACGTGGCGCTGGCTCTTGGAGACAACCTGATGGCTCTAAACCACGCTGAGAAGCTGCTGAACCAGAACAAGCTGTCTGGATCCCTCAA GTTTCTGGGTCACATCTATGCCGCTGAAGCCCTCATCTCACTGGACCGAATCTCAGACGCCATCAGCCACCTTAACCCAGAGAATGTGAGCGACGTGTCGGTGGGTGTTGTGAGCAGCGATCCGGATCAGG GTCCAGAGAGGGGAGAAGAGCCAGTGGAGCCTT CAGGGAAGAAGACGCCTCTATGTTACCCCGGCAGCGTGGCGGCGGCTCGCTCCATCATGCTCTTCAACCTGGGCAGCGCCTACTGCTTAAGGAGCGAGTACGACAAGGCCCGCAATTGTCTGAACCAG GCTGTGTCCATCACAAACGGGAAGGAGATCCCCCCTGAAGCCATCCTGCTGGGCGTGTACCTGGAGCTTCAGAACG GAAACACCCAGCTGGCCCTGCAGATCATCAAACGGAACCAGCTTCTGCCCATGGCCGTCCACAGGACCTCTCCAGAATCCCACAGGAAAGCTACGTCATCCCTGCAGTCCTTCCAGCCCCTCCAGCTGCCATCATCCTTCACACAGGTTCAGCGGAAATGA
- the cnot10 gene encoding CCR4-NOT transcription complex subunit 10 isoform X3, translating to MKTREMAENSAERNEEKHDGSGVTGMSDQEKELASSAYECFLAGRYEESMKHLEALLEFNKEDYKIAMNKAVTEFYRSSQTTTGTLRQTLMAMKNRLHSSLTEDADGLDDVENSLLYYNQAVICYHLKQFSEAISIGEKLYQFLEPFEEKFAQAVCFLLVDLYLLTFQPEKALHLLAVLDKLSAQGGSRNGKGESATSHKDAGSQRAEFAAMIEAAKYKLHQYKVRAYIQMKSSKACKREIKSVMNTAGNSAPSLFLKSNFEYLRGNYRKAVKLLNSCNIAEHPGPMKTGECVRCMFWNNLGCIHFAMGKHNLGIFYFKKALQENDHTCAQLGDGSSSQAKSFTGMPMCALLANKRYELLYNCGIQLLHIGRPLAAFECLMEAVQVYHSNPRLWLRLAECCISANKGGSEQESKGLPCKKGIVQSVIGQGYHRKIVLASQSAQNTAYSEGQSAAIPVASMEFAAICLRNALLLLPEQHQQDAMTESSSRSSSQSGGAESSCENSDTCSIKGQETDKFMSATPSSPLRKQEVENLRCSILACSAYVALALGDNLMALNHAEKLLNQNKLSGSLKFLGHIYAAEALISLDRISDAISHLNPENVSDVSVGVVSSDPDQGPERGEEPVEPWKKTPLCYPGSVAAARSIMLFNLGSAYCLRSEYDKARNCLNQAVSITNGKEIPPEAILLGVYLELQNGNTQLALQIIKRNQLLPMAVHRTSPESHRKATSSLQSFQPLQLPSSFTQVQRK from the exons ATGAAGACCCGGGAAATGGCCGAAAACTCCG CCGAACGCAACGAGGAGAAGCATGACGGCTCGGGTGTGACGGGCATGAGCGACCAGGAGAAGGAGCTGGCCTCGAGTGCGTACGAGTGCTTCTTG GCTGGACGGTACGAAGAGTCCATGAAGCACCTGGAAGCCCTGCTGGAGTTCAACAAAGAGGACTACAAGATCGCCATGAACAAGGCCGTCACAGAGTTCTACAGGAGCAGTCAGACCACCACGGGCACTTTGAGGCAGACGCTGATGGCCATGAAGAACCGG CTCCACTCATCGCTGACGGAAGACGCCGATGGCCTGGACGACGTGGAGAACAGCCTGCTGTACTACAATCAAGCGGTCATCTGTTACCACTTGAAGCAGTTCTCTGAGGCCATTTCCATTGGAGAGAAGCTCTACCAGTTCTTGGAGCCGTTTG AAGAGAAGTTTGCTCAGGCCGTCTGCTTCCTCCTGGTGGACTTGTACCTGCTGACCTTCCAGCCAGAGAAGGCGCTGCACCTGCTCGCCGTGCTGGATAAGCTGTCTGCTCAGGGCGGCAGCAGGAACGGGAAAGGAGAG aGCGCCACTTCACATAAGGACGCTGGCAGCCAGAGGGCGGAGTTTGCAGCCATGATTGAAGCAGCAAAATACAAACTCCACCAG TACAAGGTCAGAGCCTACATCCAGATGAAGTCTTCCAAGGCCTGTAAGAGAGAAATCAAATCGGTGATGAACACAGCCGGAAAT tCTGCACCCTCCCTTTTCCTGAAGAGCAACTTTGAGTACCTGAGAGGAAACTACCGCAAAGCTGTGAAGCTGCTGAACAGCTGCAACATCGCCGAGCATCCAGGACCCATGAAGACAG GTGAATGTGTTCGCTGTATGTTCTGGAATAACCTGGGCTGCATTCACTTTGCCATGGGGAAGCACAACCTGGGCATTTTTTACTTCAAGAAGGCTCTGCAGGAGAACGATCACACGTGCGCTCAGCTGGGAGACGGCAGCAGCAGCCAGG CAAAGAGCTTCACAGGAATGCCCATGTGCGCCCTGCTGGCCAACAAGCGCTACGAGCTGCTGTACAACTGTGGCATCCAGCTGCTGCACATCGGCCGGCCGCTGGCAGCCTTCGAGTGTCTGATGGAGGCCGTGCAGGTGTACCACTCCAACCCCCGGCTGTGGCTGCGCCTCGCTGAGTGCTGCATCTCTGCCAACAAAGGG GGCTCTGAGCAGGAAAGCAAAGGCTTACCGTGTAAGAAAGGAATAGTGCAGTCTGTGATCGGGCAGGGATACCACCGCAAGATAGTGCTGGCGTCGCAGTCCGCACAGAACACCGCTTACAG TGAGGGTCAGTCAGCGGCCATCCCAGTGGCCAGTATGGAGTTTGCTGCCATCTGTCTGAGGaacgctctgctgctgcttcctgaACAGCACCAACAGGACGCCATGACGGAGAGCAGCTCCAGGAGCTCCAGCCAATCCGGAGGAGCCGAGAGCAGCTGTGAAAACAGCGACACCTGCAG CATTAAGGGTCAGGAGACGGACAAGTTCATGTCTGCTACTCCATCATCTCCTCTCAGGAAGCAGGAGGTAGAGAACCTCAG GTGCTCCATTCTAGCCTGCAGTGCCTACGTGGCGCTGGCTCTTGGAGACAACCTGATGGCTCTAAACCACGCTGAGAAGCTGCTGAACCAGAACAAGCTGTCTGGATCCCTCAA GTTTCTGGGTCACATCTATGCCGCTGAAGCCCTCATCTCACTGGACCGAATCTCAGACGCCATCAGCCACCTTAACCCAGAGAATGTGAGCGACGTGTCGGTGGGTGTTGTGAGCAGCGATCCGGATCAGG GTCCAGAGAGGGGAGAAGAGCCAGTGGAGCCTT GGAAGAAGACGCCTCTATGTTACCCCGGCAGCGTGGCGGCGGCTCGCTCCATCATGCTCTTCAACCTGGGCAGCGCCTACTGCTTAAGGAGCGAGTACGACAAGGCCCGCAATTGTCTGAACCAG GCTGTGTCCATCACAAACGGGAAGGAGATCCCCCCTGAAGCCATCCTGCTGGGCGTGTACCTGGAGCTTCAGAACG GAAACACCCAGCTGGCCCTGCAGATCATCAAACGGAACCAGCTTCTGCCCATGGCCGTCCACAGGACCTCTCCAGAATCCCACAGGAAAGCTACGTCATCCCTGCAGTCCTTCCAGCCCCTCCAGCTGCCATCATCCTTCACACAGGTTCAGCGGAAATGA